In Gadus chalcogrammus isolate NIFS_2021 chromosome 1, NIFS_Gcha_1.0, whole genome shotgun sequence, the sequence TAGTTGCCCCACTGTCCCAGATTAACACGCTGCAGCTCGCAGGACATGGTGTCCCGGAGGCCGTGCAAGGTCGCCTTCCCTTGCGCAGTGGGCGTGACGACTGGGGGATGAGAGGGTTGCCGAAGAGTATTCTGAAATTCTTTTAAAAGCAGGTTTTCTGTGCATGCGTTATGCAATGATATCGCTGAAATTCTTTCCTTTTAAATCACATCCACTGACTCGCTTGTAATGTGATAATGGCAAATGCCCAGAGTTATCCGGGATTATCTGCTACAAGAAtgatcaaaataataaataaacggCAGAAACATAAAGTGACTCACACACTGATGTTGCAAGACTCCCATTTGAGTTCAAACCAGGATCTCTGGTTGGACGTGCTGCACCACCCACTTGGGGACTCTGCTGTGTCTCTATATGCCGTCTCTTTATGCATATGCTGCTGCGGTCTGATGTCTCAAAGAGGAATCTTACTGGAAACAAGTCAAATCTCCACCAGTTGCTATTTAAAGATCCGCTCTCACTGGCGTATGAGAATAGATGAGTGTTCAAGAAATCCCAGAGCGGCAGAATGCCTACACATGCCCCCCCGGCAATGGGATTAGGGTCCCCACTTATGAACTCCCGTTACACATTGGGTGCATTCTGTTTATTTACATTAGTCATTCAGTGGTTCTATCGTCGCTCTAGAAAGGATTATGAGCCAGAGTTAAAGCTTAACCGGTTCAGGGAGAACCGGCCAATAGGGAGGTGTCTGTCTGCAGAAGTTTCCTGAGTACATAATGATTCCCTAATACATTAGAGAAACGTCTGCGGGCCGTTGCGGTTTATTGATGATCCTACGTAGTTAGGATTATTAAATGTGCGATAAGTACATCAGTGAAAGAGAACTTTGTTTTGAAGAGGCTCACAATAAACAAGTATCTAATTGCAATTAGATTAAGTGCGAATCAATATGGCGAATGTATAGTGTTCTATGTAAAAGGCACAATTCAGCTGTTCTTGAATTCTGTATCCTCAGTGCCATAGTATCCCTAGTACTCCTGTTCATCACTGCGCTACCCCTTGTGATCCCCAGGTATTTTGTGACCCACCTGATGGGGGCCGACCTCAACAACATAGTGAAATGTCAGAAGCTCACAGACGACCATGTACAGTTCCTCATCTACCAGATACTACGAGGTTTGAAGGTAAGGCCACGTGTGATGCTGTCATAATTGATCAATAGATCACAGCTGTGCATCGCTTTGCCTTTTGTGGTGGATCGATGCACTTCATAATTAATGAGCTTTATTTAATACACACATGCTCCTGTCTGTTCTCAGTATATCCACTCAGCGGACATCATTCACAGAGTAAGTGGCgtgttttgtttgatttttcTTTCTGCATATCGGCTCAGATTGCAAACCCCTCTCCTGTTGTATGTATCGGGAGGCGACAAGGGAAATGGTGCCCTCTGTATAGCGTCCGCTCCATACACAAGGCTCCTGGGCCTGTGTCTAATGGGAGCCCTGTTTAAACAGGAACACGTCATAAACAGTACCTTGTTTTCCACACATTTATTGAATAACATATGTTTCTTATTTTGAATTGGGTATGGCATTTAGCATTAACCAACATTATACAGTCCTAAATATACATGCACAAAACTTTACCACTTTTAGTATGGTTGACATGGCAAGTATTTGTGTTCCCTCTAGGATCTCAAACCCAGTAACCTGGCTGTGAATGAGGACTGTGAACTAAAGGTCAGTAAAACCCCACCTGTTGTTGTCATGGCAAGCAACCTTGACTACAATAGGCTTGTTTAGTGGTTGCTGACTCAAGTGAGAGCCTGTTCCTGTCGCCTTTTCCTCAGATCCTGGACTTTGGTTTGGCGAGGCACACCGACGATGAAATGACGGGCTATGTGGCCACGCGTTGGTACCGAGCCCCGGAGATCATGCTGAACTGGATGCACTACAACATGACCGGTACATGACGGCTATTTTCGTTAGAATTAGTCCGATTTCTTAGCGCTGGACTTCCATAAGGTTTTGGGAGAAGGGTATTTCAAACGTCTCGTGCGTGTTTGTCCCATCTTGTGTTTCAGTGGACATTTGGTCTGTGGGTTGCATCATGGCGGAGCTCCTCACAGGAAGAACCCTGTTCCCTGGTACAGACCGTATCCTTTTCGCACTGCCTCGTTGTGGTTGAGTGAGAATGAAGGTTCAGAGGAGCACCCTACACGTTGGCATGGTTCACCACTTCAATTCTCACTCTCTGTTGCAAAGCCGCATATAAAGATGTGTGAGTAATTTCGAACCTCTgcagcttcttcttttttttgcagaaaTGGTTGCTGCAAGGACACAGCTgccaatattatttttttgctgaATGGTTGATTTTCATGTTCTCTATTTAGACCAAGGATGAATCCAAAAAATTCCACTGTTAACCTTCTGATTGCCAGTCCCCACCAAATGCAACGCACTCTCACTCTCCACTTGCTTACCGCTTTTGAAAGCAAGCCATCAAAGCAGGAAATTGGATTACACAACTTATGTTTGTCCAATGAAATGGGTAATTGTGCTGCCAGCAAAATATTTACTTTCATAGAGTAAATGTGCTCTCCCATCACTGATCAAGCCCAATGCAATGGGGACGGAAAGGGGCCATGAAGTGCATTTGGTGGGGCGGTGCCGTGCACTCTTTCAACAAAAAGCTGATGTGGTGTTTGCACAACAGAGATATTGTGCTGCATGTGGCTGTCAAAGCTGTAACACTCTTCACCTCTGAACCGCAGCAGGACAGCTTGTTTAATTTCTTGACTTGTTCAAACACTTGTCCTCTATCTCCATGTCCTGTGCCCTTTCCCAGCCTACGCCACaccttgtgtttgtttgagtagaTCAACCAGCCGAAAATGCATGTCCTGTTTTCTCTCCTTTTGTTGAACTAGCTCTCCACCTACCAGCTTCCTTTTCTAACAAACTGCCAACTTGTATCTGACTATTTTCTCCAAATTTGCGAAACGCCGCCATTCTGGCGTAACCCACGTCTTCCAACAATGTATTGaccctttttgtttgtttctcgaCATGACTTTAATGGAGACTGGTGTCTTCAGGGATACTGATATTTGAATAATGCCGATAGTGGCTGAGATTTTTTGGTTCCCCATGTATGATGCCGACTAACGGGAGAGAGATTCCACGGTCTCCCATTTCCAGCTCCAGTCTTCCTTTACCTTACACGGGTAGACATTGATCAGTTGAAGCTTATCATGCTGCTCGTCGGAACGCCAGGGCCTGAGCTTTTGATGAAAATATCTTCTGAGTCTGTGAGTCCACGTCGTCATGCAAGGGTTTTGTTTTTCCTTATGTCTTTTAATCTACAAagaatctgtgtgtttgtgtttgtttgtgtatcggCTACCAAACGTGTTGTGGGAAAATTCTTGTCTGGGTGTTTTTGTTTGAACAGTGTATGACTTTTGCTTTTGTATCTATGTCTAATCAAATGAACCGACAACTCTTGCATTTTTCTGCCACCCCTGTGTCTGACTGCTAAGGACTCCTCTTGCATCGTCTTTCAAAGCATGTGATGgtgttctctttttctctgtctaaCAGGCCTTTTTCGGTCCCTCTCAAGTTTTTctcaaaacatttcaaaaccGCAAGTTTCCTGGGCAAATGAAAGCGCGTAGAGATAAAACGTGCGGCACAAAGCCAGTAGAAGCTGCTACTTAACCAACTCTGCTGTATCGCTACACTCCCCTTGACCCAAGCCTCGTAGATATAAACCAGCTTCAGCAGATAATGCGACTCACGGGGACGCCCCCAGCATCTCTAATAAGCAGGATGCCCAGCCATGAGGTGAGCAGGAGCCACGGCTGCCTTCTGGTAGAGCCTTGGTGTGCCACTATAGCACGCCCCTCTCCCGTCCCTCCATATAGCCACATCTCCAGTAGGGTCCATGGCAATAGTGTAGCAGCAAACGGTTTTTGCCAACTCGAATGATCCAAGACAAATGATAATTagtttgctttatttttatatttgattAAATATAGGTAGTGTCATGAGCATGCTTGACGCATGTGTTTGAATTTACTATTTCTAAAGGCTAACGGTCTAACTTGTTTGCTACAACGGCACAGTTGTTAACATCAGTGTTTCGATGTGACAAGTTGTCCATCGTTTTTAAATCAAGTGTTTATCAAGAACTTATTACAAGCACATAATTCTTTCGAAAAATCCATTTCCTTTATGGTTCTATGGTACTAATTACTCCCAAGTTCCAGACGTCTTGCTACATGGTGCTTTGTCTATTTTCCGCCTGtgcatttacaaaaaaatatgcCCCCACCTCTCGGGCAGATATCTACGTGATGCTTAGCTTAACGATTAAGTGATCCTTTGGAGATGTGTTGTCTGtctctaaaatatatatattgataattTAGTGGCATCATTTAAAATAGTGTAGAGTTCTACATTGGTTTATGCATTGAGTGCAATGAGGGAATTGCTTGTGTTTCCAGGCCAGGAACTACATCAACTCATTGCCGCAGATGGCCAAGAGGAACTTTGCTGATGTGTTTATCGGTGCCAACCCCCAAGGTAATACCACCCATGAGTTGTAATAACTGTAAGGTGTATTTTTCCATGGATCACTGTCAACCAAGGTTAACTTCAAGTCTGACAACTTGTTTTGAAAATTACATTTTTGGCTGAGTTTTATTTGTACAAcggatatataaatataaatatgtcagACATATCCAGAGTGTCAAAGTTTGCCATAAAAAGCACTGCACAATTTTCCATACCCATTTCCCACTGGGGCAACCCATCTATGCTCAAAATGTACGAACTCCAAAGGTTCTCCTTAGTGAAAAGGGATTCATCTCTTGAGAAAAAGACGTGGCTGTGTAAGGTTAATGCAAGCATTGACTGATGCGTTTCACTACACTGTTCCAACAGCTGTGGATCTGCTTGAGAAGATGCTGGTTCTGGACACGGACAAACGGCTCACTGCGGCCGAAGCTCTGGTCCATCCCTACTTTGCCCAGTACCACGACCCCGACGATGAGCCCAATGCCGAGCCCTACGACCAGAGCTTTGAGAGCCGGGAGCTGGAGATCAAGGAGTGGAAACGTATGTGTAATCATCAGCTTTTTCATGATTGACAGAAAGGGCTGTTTTAACTAAAAAGACAGAAGCGCCCACTGAGAAGAAGGACAGGGTATTCAGCAATGGGTTAG encodes:
- the mapk14a gene encoding mitogen-activated protein kinase 14A isoform X2, whose translation is MSQKERPIFYRQEVNKTIWEVPERYKSLLPVGSGAYGSVCSSFDEKTCRKIAVKKLSRPFQSIIHAKRTYRELRLLKHMNHENVICLLDVFTPATSLKEFNEVYFVTHLMGADLNNIVKCQKLTDDHVQFLIYQILRGLKYIHSADIIHRDLKPSNLAVNEDCELKILDFGLARHTDDEMTGYVATRWYRAPEIMLNWMHYNMTVDIWSVGCIMAELLTGRTLFPGTDHINQLQQIMRLTGTPPASLISRMPSHEARNYINSLPQMAKRNFADVFIGANPQAVDLLEKMLVLDTDKRLTAAEALVHPYFAQYHDPDDEPNAEPYDQSFESRELEIKEWKRLTYEEMMNFDPPTEEDVMES
- the mapk14a gene encoding mitogen-activated protein kinase 14A isoform X1 — its product is MSQKERPIFYRQEVNKTIWEVPERYKSLLPVGSGAYGSVCSSFDEKTCRKIAVKKLSRPFQSIIHAKRTYRELRLLKHMNHENVICLLDVFTPATSLKEFNEVYFVTHLMGADLNNIVKCQKLTDDHVQFLIYQILRGLKYIHSADIIHRDLKPSNLAVNEDCELKILDFGLARHTDDEMTGYVATRWYRAPEIMLNWMHYNMTVDIWSVGCIMAELLTGRTLFPGTDHIDQLKLIMLLVGTPGPELLMKISSESARNYINSLPQMAKRNFADVFIGANPQAVDLLEKMLVLDTDKRLTAAEALVHPYFAQYHDPDDEPNAEPYDQSFESRELEIKEWKRLTYEEMMNFDPPTEEDVMES